One Falsarthrobacter nasiphocae DNA segment encodes these proteins:
- a CDS encoding DUF4184 family protein has protein sequence MPLTMAHPLAVVPLRRTRLIFPALVIGAMVPDLPHFIPTPWIYVYSHALIGVVTVDVAAALAVLWLWERVLFPAYDAVVPTAWKRWAEPGARRSLRWWCYAAPSAAIGAWTHVAWDVFTHDTSFLAQEGGPLTVQLGPAPVYTWLQYGSSVVGAAALAVWCARRWRASRVVRRDAAPLVFDTETDRALLVWAPVTVGLVMAAWRVLVVAIAGASGFRAYIFGGVTWATTGAAATALLMAAGWRLAVEARRR, from the coding sequence GTGCCGCTGACGATGGCGCACCCGCTCGCCGTCGTGCCGCTTCGGCGCACGCGGCTCATCTTCCCCGCGCTGGTCATCGGGGCGATGGTCCCGGACCTGCCGCACTTCATCCCTACGCCGTGGATCTACGTGTATTCGCATGCCCTCATCGGCGTGGTGACCGTGGACGTGGCCGCCGCGCTCGCGGTGCTGTGGCTGTGGGAGCGCGTGCTCTTCCCGGCCTATGACGCGGTGGTGCCCACGGCGTGGAAGCGGTGGGCGGAGCCGGGGGCCCGCCGAAGCCTGCGCTGGTGGTGCTACGCGGCCCCCTCGGCCGCCATTGGCGCCTGGACTCACGTGGCCTGGGACGTGTTCACGCACGACACCTCCTTCCTCGCTCAGGAAGGCGGGCCCCTCACCGTCCAGCTGGGGCCCGCGCCCGTCTACACCTGGCTCCAGTACGGCAGCTCCGTGGTGGGGGCTGCGGCGCTGGCGGTCTGGTGCGCGCGGCGCTGGCGCGCGTCCCGGGTCGTTCGGCGCGACGCCGCCCCGCTCGTCTTCGACACCGAGACCGACCGGGCCCTGCTCGTCTGGGCTCCCGTCACCGTGGGCCTCGTCATGGCGGCGTGGCGCGTGCTGGTGGTGGCCATCGCAGGGGCATCCGGCTTCCGCGCCTATATCTTCGGCGGGGTCACGTGGGCGACGACGGGGGCCGCCGCGACAGCCCTCCTCATGGCCGCAGGGTGGCGGCTCGCGGTGGAGGCCCGCCGGCGGTAA
- a CDS encoding 4-hydroxy-3-methylbut-2-enyl diphosphate reductase: MTDTTTVSLGLPPMPRTRASRAEIDAARTNAGPQRVLLAAPRGYCAGVDRAVIAVEKALEHYGPPVYVRKQIVHNKHVVETLEAKGAVFVEETDEVPEGAMLVFSAHGVSPAVVNAAEERGLQTIDATCPLVTKVHREAVRFAKNDYEILLIGHEGHEEVEGTYGEAPEATQIVNSPEEAETIQVKNPDRLIWLSQTTLSVDETMETVRRLRKRFPNLQDPPSDDICYATSNRQAAIKKIAPQADLVIVVGSANSSNSVRLVEVALEYGAKAAYRVDFAHQVDESWFVDAQTVGVTSGASVPEVLVRDVLSLLSEYGYTDVEEVVEAEEDILFSLPKELRATLKAHGDESRGLGGRGVRPRA; the protein is encoded by the coding sequence ATGACTGACACGACCACCGTTTCCCTCGGGCTTCCCCCCATGCCCCGCACCCGGGCATCCCGCGCGGAGATCGACGCAGCCCGGACCAACGCCGGCCCCCAGCGCGTCCTCCTCGCGGCCCCCCGCGGGTACTGCGCCGGTGTGGACCGTGCCGTGATCGCCGTGGAGAAGGCCCTTGAGCACTACGGCCCGCCCGTGTACGTGCGCAAGCAGATCGTCCACAACAAGCACGTCGTCGAGACGCTCGAGGCCAAGGGTGCCGTGTTCGTCGAGGAGACGGACGAGGTGCCTGAAGGGGCCATGCTGGTGTTCTCGGCTCACGGCGTCTCGCCTGCCGTGGTCAACGCCGCCGAAGAGCGCGGCCTGCAGACCATCGACGCCACGTGCCCCCTCGTCACCAAGGTCCACCGCGAGGCCGTCAGGTTCGCGAAGAACGACTACGAGATCCTCCTCATCGGCCACGAGGGCCACGAGGAGGTCGAGGGCACGTACGGCGAGGCACCCGAGGCCACCCAGATCGTCAACAGCCCCGAGGAAGCCGAGACCATCCAGGTCAAGAACCCGGACCGCCTCATCTGGCTCTCCCAGACCACGCTCTCCGTGGACGAGACCATGGAGACCGTCCGCCGGCTCCGCAAGCGGTTCCCCAACCTCCAGGACCCGCCCTCGGACGACATCTGCTACGCGACGAGCAACCGCCAGGCCGCCATCAAGAAGATTGCCCCGCAGGCGGACCTCGTCATCGTGGTCGGCTCCGCGAACTCCTCCAATTCCGTGCGCCTCGTTGAGGTGGCTCTCGAGTACGGCGCCAAGGCTGCGTACCGCGTGGACTTCGCGCACCAGGTGGACGAGTCCTGGTTCGTCGACGCGCAGACCGTGGGCGTCACGTCCGGCGCGTCCGTCCCCGAGGTCCTCGTCCGCGACGTCCTCAGCCTGCTCTCCGAGTACGGGTACACGGACGTGGAAGAAGTGGTCGAGGCCGAGGAGGACATCCTGTTCTCCCTGCCGAAGGAGCTGCGCGCCACGCTCAAGGCCCACGGGGACGAGTCCCGCGGCCTCGGTGGACGCGGCGTCCGCCCGCGCGCCTAG
- the xseA gene encoding exodeoxyribonuclease VII large subunit, with translation MTSDETAPPPATAGETTPERPWPVRVFASKLKTHVERAPRAWVEGQLVELNRRGQNTFMVLRDADEEVSLPASAWGNQANTSAPGIEVGARVVAEIRPQMWLKTGRLSMNVTGIRPVGLGDLLARIEQLRRSLADEGLFRPDRKRPLPALPGRIGLITGRNSDAEKDVLRNATLRWPAVQFEIRNVAVQGTRAVPEVMEALAELDAMDAVDVIVIARGGGALEDLLPFSDESLVRAVAAARTPVVSAIGHEADRPVLDDVADLRASTPTDAAKRIVPDIAEERERLAAARYTLTRAVTMRIERERERIAGLRSRPALLRPETIAETQRERLTLTVERLRRTMDLRVDREATHVEHTLARVRSLSPQHTLNRGYAVVQKGSAVVTDAADLAPGDEIRVLLARGRVLASVTGAEGSPPSPHDDDAAAAQTTDTPKDTP, from the coding sequence ATGACTTCAGACGAGACGGCCCCGCCCCCGGCCACCGCCGGGGAGACCACCCCGGAGCGGCCCTGGCCTGTGCGGGTTTTCGCCTCGAAGCTCAAGACGCATGTCGAGCGCGCGCCCCGGGCCTGGGTGGAGGGGCAGCTCGTGGAGCTCAACCGCCGCGGCCAGAACACGTTCATGGTGCTCCGGGATGCGGACGAGGAAGTCTCTCTGCCCGCGAGCGCCTGGGGCAACCAGGCCAACACGAGCGCGCCGGGCATCGAGGTGGGCGCGCGGGTCGTCGCGGAGATCCGCCCCCAGATGTGGCTCAAGACGGGCCGTCTCAGCATGAACGTGACGGGCATCCGGCCGGTTGGTCTGGGTGACCTCCTGGCGCGGATCGAGCAGCTGCGGCGGAGCCTTGCGGACGAGGGCCTGTTCCGGCCGGACCGCAAGCGCCCGCTGCCCGCGCTGCCGGGGCGGATCGGCCTCATCACGGGCCGGAACTCGGACGCGGAGAAGGACGTGCTGCGCAATGCGACCCTCCGCTGGCCCGCGGTCCAGTTCGAAATCCGGAACGTCGCCGTGCAGGGCACGCGGGCCGTCCCCGAGGTCATGGAGGCCCTCGCCGAGCTGGACGCGATGGATGCGGTGGACGTCATCGTCATCGCTCGCGGCGGCGGCGCCCTCGAGGACCTGCTGCCGTTCAGCGACGAGTCCCTCGTCCGCGCGGTGGCGGCGGCCCGCACCCCGGTTGTCAGCGCCATCGGGCACGAGGCGGACCGGCCCGTGCTCGACGACGTCGCGGACCTGCGCGCCTCGACCCCCACGGACGCGGCGAAGCGGATTGTGCCGGACATCGCCGAAGAGCGGGAGCGCCTCGCCGCGGCCCGCTACACCCTGACGCGCGCCGTGACCATGCGGATTGAGCGGGAGCGGGAGAGGATCGCGGGGCTGCGCTCGCGCCCCGCGCTCCTGCGCCCCGAGACCATCGCCGAGACCCAGCGCGAGCGCCTCACCCTGACCGTGGAGCGCCTGCGCCGCACCATGGACCTGCGCGTGGACCGGGAGGCGACCCACGTGGAGCACACGCTGGCTCGGGTCCGCTCCCTCTCGCCGCAGCACACGCTGAACCGCGGGTACGCGGTCGTCCAGAAGGGCTCGGCCGTCGTGACGGACGCCGCGGACCTTGCGCCCGGGGACGAGATCCGCGTCCTCCTGGCGCGCGGCCGGGTGCTCGCGAGCGTCACGGGCGCGGAGGGCTCCCCGCCCTCCCCTCATGACGACGACGCGGCCGCCGCACAGACCACCGACACCCCGAAGGACACCCCATGA
- a CDS encoding exodeoxyribonuclease VII small subunit has protein sequence MNAENQTEQNQTTSSPDFADIDSLSYEEARDELVSVVTKLETGGAPLEESIALWERGEVLAARCEALLDGIKGRLDAARAAQQPE, from the coding sequence ATGAACGCAGAGAACCAGACCGAGCAGAACCAGACCACGAGCAGCCCAGACTTCGCCGACATCGACTCGCTCAGCTATGAGGAGGCCCGGGACGAGCTCGTCTCCGTGGTGACCAAGCTGGAGACGGGCGGCGCCCCGCTCGAAGAGTCCATCGCCCTGTGGGAGCGCGGCGAGGTCCTCGCGGCCCGGTGCGAGGCGCTGCTCGACGGCATCAAGGGCCGCCTCGACGCCGCCCGCGCGGCTCAGCAGCCCGAGTAG
- a CDS encoding MFS transporter: MTDAGHREPARGGAASRSRGIPPAYWAALVLGATAAQFVSQANDFILVGALGASARDVGTANAIEMLPYLLLSIPLGSLLVRWRSSTVRSVASVADALLIAVLLAAASFGTLTVPLIWAVSALAGIVAVAQDNASSSLVGRLFAADDVPRVAARSSAVKQTCGIALPAAAGLVLHAAGAVPLLWVGVLCCLGAAAAALRLRASEPRPGTAAEPTGRPARSTRDLGLSFDLIGLVVAAGAGGGVLGAVAAERFIARWGHEGIRQWAPLVLAVGVGVAWLAPAGPGLAFWLMASHAFVYGAAMSVFNVSLFSWVSEYFEAAVLPKVFGALQTVGLGSVPLGALVGGFAGDALGGRATILIWLATVLALLPLAALLRCRTA, translated from the coding sequence ATGACTGACGCGGGGCACCGGGAGCCGGCACGAGGCGGGGCTGCCTCGCGTTCCCGGGGGATCCCGCCCGCGTACTGGGCGGCCCTCGTCCTCGGAGCCACGGCGGCGCAGTTCGTGTCTCAGGCCAACGACTTCATCCTCGTCGGGGCCCTCGGCGCATCGGCCCGGGACGTGGGCACGGCCAACGCCATCGAGATGCTGCCGTACCTGCTGCTCTCGATCCCCTTGGGGAGCCTGCTCGTGCGCTGGCGGTCCTCGACGGTCAGGTCCGTGGCGTCCGTGGCTGATGCGCTCCTCATCGCGGTGCTCCTGGCCGCCGCGTCCTTCGGCACCCTGACCGTCCCCCTCATCTGGGCCGTCTCCGCCCTCGCGGGCATCGTGGCGGTCGCCCAGGACAACGCGTCCTCCTCCCTCGTGGGTCGCCTCTTCGCGGCCGACGACGTCCCCCGCGTCGCGGCCCGGTCCTCAGCCGTGAAGCAGACCTGCGGGATCGCTCTCCCCGCCGCCGCCGGACTCGTCCTCCACGCGGCCGGGGCCGTGCCGCTCTTGTGGGTCGGCGTGCTCTGCTGTCTCGGTGCCGCCGCGGCGGCCCTGCGCCTGCGGGCCTCCGAGCCGCGGCCGGGAACGGCGGCCGAGCCCACGGGGCGCCCCGCCCGCTCAACCCGGGACCTGGGCCTGTCCTTCGACCTGATCGGCCTCGTCGTCGCCGCCGGCGCAGGGGGAGGCGTGCTCGGCGCGGTGGCCGCCGAGCGGTTCATCGCCCGTTGGGGGCACGAAGGCATCCGCCAGTGGGCGCCGCTCGTCCTGGCCGTGGGCGTGGGCGTCGCCTGGCTGGCCCCCGCTGGACCGGGCCTCGCGTTCTGGCTCATGGCGTCCCACGCGTTCGTGTACGGCGCGGCGATGAGCGTCTTCAACGTCTCGCTCTTCTCCTGGGTGAGCGAGTACTTCGAGGCCGCCGTGCTGCCGAAGGTGTTCGGCGCCCTGCAGACCGTGGGGCTCGGGTCGGTGCCGCTGGGCGCGCTCGTGGGCGGGTTCGCCGGAGACGCGCTCGGCGGGCGAGCGACGATCCTCATCTGGCTCGCCACCGTGCTGGCGCTGCTCCCGCTCGCGGCGCTGCTGCGTTGCCGAACTGCATAA
- a CDS encoding PPK2 family polyphosphate kinase — protein sequence MPTSSLPKAVRKARREAAVEHLEELNDELAEKRKAVKKAAKEAAKSKPSALLVDVVAGEGPAGVKVDDGAVDLSAVSPDSTPGFEGSKKDAAVALALGERVLSELQDRLYAQSRADAATGSVLLVLQGMDTSGKGGIVRHVVGAMDPQGVRITGFKAPTDEEKKHDFLWRIKPHLPAPGQIAVFDRSHYEDVLIHRVRGWAAEAEIKRRYEAINAFEAEAAAQGTRIIKVMLHISHEEQGERLLERLNRPEKHWKYNAGDIDERKLWDDYQDAYAKAIEATSSPEAPWHVVPANHKWYARLAVADLLIAALRDIDPVWPKTSLNVGAERARLAATRD from the coding sequence ATGCCCACGTCCTCCCTCCCCAAAGCCGTCCGCAAGGCTCGCCGCGAGGCCGCCGTCGAGCACCTTGAGGAGCTCAATGACGAGCTCGCCGAGAAGCGCAAGGCCGTCAAGAAGGCGGCCAAGGAGGCCGCAAAGTCCAAGCCGTCCGCTCTCCTCGTGGACGTCGTCGCCGGGGAGGGGCCGGCTGGAGTGAAGGTCGACGACGGGGCCGTTGACCTCTCCGCCGTCAGCCCGGATTCCACGCCCGGGTTCGAGGGGTCCAAGAAGGACGCCGCCGTGGCGCTGGCCCTGGGGGAGCGGGTCCTGTCCGAGCTCCAGGACCGCCTGTACGCCCAGAGCCGCGCGGACGCCGCCACCGGGTCCGTGCTGCTCGTGCTCCAGGGCATGGACACGTCCGGCAAGGGCGGGATCGTCCGGCACGTGGTCGGCGCCATGGACCCGCAGGGGGTGCGGATCACGGGCTTCAAGGCGCCGACGGACGAGGAGAAGAAGCACGACTTCCTCTGGCGCATCAAGCCGCACCTCCCCGCGCCGGGGCAGATCGCCGTCTTCGACCGCTCCCACTACGAGGACGTCCTCATCCACCGCGTCCGCGGCTGGGCCGCCGAGGCCGAGATCAAGCGCCGCTACGAGGCCATCAACGCGTTCGAGGCCGAGGCCGCCGCGCAGGGCACGCGCATCATCAAGGTCATGCTCCACATCTCCCACGAGGAGCAGGGCGAGCGCCTCCTTGAGCGCCTCAACCGGCCCGAGAAGCACTGGAAGTACAACGCTGGGGACATCGACGAGCGCAAGCTCTGGGACGACTACCAGGACGCCTACGCCAAGGCCATTGAGGCCACGAGCTCGCCCGAGGCGCCCTGGCACGTGGTCCCGGCCAACCACAAGTGGTACGCGCGGCTCGCCGTGGCGGACCTGCTCATCGCGGCGCTGCGGGACATCGACCCGGTCTGGCCCAAGACGAGCCTCAACGTGGGCGCCGAGCGCGCCCGCCTCGCAGCCACGCGCGACTGA
- a CDS encoding pyridoxal phosphate-dependent aminotransferase: MATYSQSRKLANVLYDIRGPVLGAAQRMENEGHRIIKLNIGNTAPFGFEAPDAVLVDMIKNLPTAQGYSDARGIYSARTAVSQHYQSRGIQTIGVEDVWIGNGVSELITLSLMAFLNGGDEVLVPTPDYPLWTASVALAGGTPVHYLCDEEDGWQPDLEDLEAKITPRTKGIVIINPNNPTGAVYGKQTLERMAELARKYGLVLFSDEIYEKILYDGNEHIHTAAIAGDDVLTLTFSGLSKAYRVCGFRAGWMAITGPKRAAADFIEGINLLANMRLCPNVPAQHAIQTALGGYQSINDLILPGGRLLEQRDLAYRMLNDIPGVSTEQAHGALYLFPKLDPEAFPIENDEQFALDLLKQQKILISHGTAFNWVRPDHFRLVFLPEDKLLTEAVGRIAEFLSTYTPRPATARTGS; this comes from the coding sequence ATGGCCACGTACAGCCAGTCCAGGAAGCTCGCGAACGTCCTCTATGACATCCGCGGACCGGTGCTCGGCGCCGCCCAGCGCATGGAGAACGAGGGCCACCGGATCATCAAGCTGAACATCGGCAACACCGCCCCGTTCGGCTTCGAGGCCCCGGACGCCGTGCTCGTGGACATGATCAAGAACCTGCCCACGGCGCAGGGCTACTCTGACGCGCGCGGCATCTACTCCGCGCGGACGGCCGTCTCCCAGCACTACCAGTCCCGGGGCATCCAGACCATCGGGGTCGAGGACGTGTGGATCGGCAACGGCGTCTCGGAGCTCATCACGCTCTCCCTCATGGCCTTCCTCAACGGCGGGGACGAGGTCCTCGTGCCCACCCCGGACTACCCCCTGTGGACGGCGTCCGTGGCGCTGGCTGGCGGAACCCCGGTCCACTACCTCTGCGACGAGGAGGACGGCTGGCAGCCGGACCTCGAGGACCTCGAGGCCAAGATCACGCCCCGCACCAAGGGCATCGTCATCATCAACCCCAACAACCCGACGGGCGCGGTCTACGGGAAGCAGACGCTCGAGCGCATGGCGGAGCTGGCCCGCAAGTACGGGCTCGTCCTCTTCTCGGACGAGATCTACGAGAAGATCCTCTACGACGGCAACGAGCACATCCACACCGCCGCCATCGCGGGCGACGACGTCCTGACGCTCACGTTCTCGGGGCTCTCCAAGGCGTACCGTGTCTGCGGGTTCCGCGCCGGCTGGATGGCCATCACGGGCCCCAAGCGGGCGGCCGCGGACTTCATCGAGGGCATCAACCTCCTCGCCAACATGCGCCTGTGCCCCAACGTGCCCGCGCAGCACGCCATCCAGACGGCCCTCGGCGGGTACCAGTCCATCAACGACCTCATCCTGCCGGGTGGGCGCCTCCTGGAGCAGCGGGACCTCGCGTACCGGATGCTCAACGACATCCCGGGCGTCTCCACGGAGCAGGCCCACGGGGCGCTCTACCTCTTCCCGAAGCTGGACCCGGAGGCGTTCCCCATCGAGAACGACGAGCAGTTCGCGCTCGACCTCCTCAAGCAGCAGAAGATCCTCATCAGTCACGGAACCGCGTTCAACTGGGTGCGCCCCGACCACTTCCGCCTCGTCTTCCTCCCCGAGGACAAGCTCCTCACGGAGGCCGTGGGGCGCATCGCCGAGTTCCTCTCCACGTACACCCCCCGGCCCGCCACCGCGCGGACCGGTTCCTGA
- a CDS encoding ABC transporter substrate-binding protein — protein sequence MNESRPIPSPRRRPSRRGVIASTALVAALALAGCSSDNPLDAQTDTSTKADGSTITVGAADFPESEVIANLYAGALKESGFQVNVKAGIGSREVYVKAIQDGSVDVVPDYNGNLLSYFKPKSTEKTSAEVTKALQSATPEGLTVLPAAQAEDTDSLVVTAVTAEKYKLASIEDLAKVCDQLTLGAPAEFAKREGGLPGLKSVYGCEFKSFKPIADGGGPLTVKALTSDDVQVADIFSTSPAIEDNGLVTLEDTKNNWASQQVVPLGRTAKLDDKAKAAIAKVQSKLTTADLVALNRKVSGTNKVEPSAAANQWLKEKGIVK from the coding sequence ATGAACGAGTCTCGCCCCATCCCTTCCCCTCGCCGCCGTCCGTCCCGCCGGGGCGTCATCGCCAGCACCGCACTCGTGGCGGCCCTCGCGCTGGCCGGCTGCTCGTCCGACAACCCCCTGGATGCCCAGACGGACACGTCCACGAAGGCGGACGGCAGCACGATCACCGTCGGCGCCGCCGACTTCCCGGAGTCCGAGGTCATCGCCAACCTCTACGCCGGAGCCCTCAAGGAGAGCGGCTTCCAGGTCAACGTCAAGGCCGGAATCGGCTCCCGCGAGGTCTACGTCAAGGCCATCCAGGACGGCTCCGTGGACGTGGTCCCGGACTACAACGGCAACCTCCTGTCCTACTTCAAGCCGAAGTCCACCGAGAAGACGAGCGCCGAGGTGACCAAGGCGCTCCAGAGCGCCACCCCTGAGGGCCTCACCGTCCTCCCGGCCGCCCAGGCGGAGGACACCGACTCGCTCGTCGTCACGGCCGTCACCGCCGAGAAGTACAAGCTCGCGAGCATCGAGGACCTGGCCAAGGTCTGCGACCAGCTGACCCTCGGCGCTCCCGCCGAGTTCGCGAAGCGCGAGGGCGGCCTGCCCGGCCTCAAGTCCGTCTACGGCTGCGAGTTCAAGAGCTTCAAGCCCATTGCGGACGGCGGCGGCCCGCTCACCGTCAAGGCCCTGACCTCGGACGACGTTCAGGTGGCCGACATCTTCTCCACCTCGCCCGCCATCGAGGACAACGGACTCGTGACCCTGGAGGACACGAAGAACAACTGGGCGTCCCAGCAGGTCGTCCCGCTCGGCCGCACCGCCAAGCTCGACGACAAGGCCAAGGCCGCCATCGCCAAGGTGCAGTCCAAGCTGACCACCGCCGACCTCGTGGCCCTCAACCGCAAGGTCTCCGGAACCAACAAGGTCGAGCCCTCGGCGGCTGCGAACCAGTGGCTCAAGGAGAAGGGCATCGTCAAATAG
- a CDS encoding ABC transporter permease → MTELLHLAAPLAAESIGGLVKAFLADPLTWRGEAGIPNRLLEHIGYSLAALAIAAGIALPIGLAVGHTGRGRFVVVALSGMLRAVPTLGVLTLLALLAGLGLVPAYAALVILAVPPILAATATGVAGVEPLTVDAARAQGMTGSQVLWGVEVPLAAPVIGAGLRSALLQIVATVPIIAILPLGGLGRFVIDGLQQNDYAQVVVGAVVVALLALVLDLAAAGILKLIERRIRPVRQP, encoded by the coding sequence ATGACCGAGCTCCTTCACCTGGCGGCGCCCCTCGCCGCAGAGTCCATCGGGGGCCTGGTCAAGGCCTTCCTCGCGGACCCGCTGACCTGGCGAGGAGAGGCGGGAATCCCGAACCGCCTCCTCGAGCACATCGGCTACTCGCTCGCGGCGCTCGCCATTGCGGCGGGGATCGCCCTTCCGATCGGCCTCGCTGTGGGCCACACCGGGCGCGGCAGGTTCGTTGTGGTCGCGCTGTCCGGCATGCTCCGGGCGGTGCCGACGCTCGGTGTGCTGACGCTTCTTGCCCTGCTCGCGGGGCTCGGGCTTGTCCCGGCCTACGCGGCGCTCGTCATCCTCGCGGTGCCGCCCATTCTCGCGGCGACGGCGACGGGCGTGGCCGGCGTCGAACCCCTGACCGTCGACGCGGCCCGCGCCCAGGGCATGACCGGATCCCAGGTTCTCTGGGGCGTGGAGGTGCCGCTCGCGGCGCCGGTGATCGGGGCGGGGCTGCGCAGCGCGCTCCTCCAGATCGTCGCCACGGTGCCGATCATCGCGATCCTGCCGCTCGGCGGGCTGGGCCGGTTCGTCATCGACGGCCTCCAACAGAACGACTACGCCCAGGTGGTGGTCGGCGCCGTCGTCGTCGCCCTCCTCGCCCTGGTGCTCGACCTCGCGGCCGCCGGTATTCTCAAGCTCATAGAGCGCAGAATCCGGCCCGTGCGCCAACCCTGA
- a CDS encoding ABC transporter permease, whose product MSWFLENLGPLLRLTMMHAYQALVPLAVGFVIALLLGRLAAGSPRLRPFILGLGSVLFTIPSLALFVVLPLILGTKILDVANVLVALTIYAVALLVQTSTSAFMSLERAPLEAADAMGYTPLRRFLGVELPLAVPVLIAGARVVSVSSIAGVSVGALIGVPNLGYLFKDGLSKDFPAEIVVGLVLTVALALVVDLLLLGLERALTPWKAAKR is encoded by the coding sequence ATGAGCTGGTTCCTTGAGAATCTCGGGCCGCTGCTGCGGCTGACGATGATGCACGCCTATCAGGCCCTGGTCCCCTTGGCGGTCGGGTTTGTCATCGCCCTGCTGCTGGGGCGCCTCGCCGCCGGGAGTCCGCGCCTGCGGCCCTTCATCCTCGGCCTGGGCTCGGTGTTGTTCACCATTCCGTCCCTGGCACTATTCGTGGTGCTTCCGCTCATCCTGGGCACGAAGATCCTCGACGTGGCGAACGTTCTCGTGGCGCTGACGATCTACGCCGTGGCGCTCCTCGTGCAGACGAGCACGAGCGCGTTCATGTCGCTTGAGCGCGCCCCGCTCGAGGCCGCGGACGCCATGGGGTACACGCCGCTGCGGCGGTTCCTCGGCGTGGAGCTCCCGCTTGCCGTGCCCGTGCTCATCGCCGGGGCCCGGGTGGTCTCGGTGAGCAGCATCGCGGGCGTGAGCGTCGGCGCGCTCATCGGCGTCCCGAACCTCGGATACCTGTTCAAGGACGGGCTGTCCAAGGACTTCCCGGCGGAGATCGTCGTGGGCCTCGTCCTGACGGTGGCGCTGGCCCTCGTCGTCGACCTCCTTCTTCTTGGCCTTGAACGCGCCCTGACCCCGTGGAAGGCGGCGAAGCGATGA
- a CDS encoding ABC transporter ATP-binding protein, giving the protein MNSAAPKIRFENVSVSYGGAEPAVRNVSLDIPEGSFTVFVGPSGCGKTTSLRLINRMVLPSEGRVLLNGRDVKEGPAHELRRGIGYVMQSAGLLPHRTVLRNIMTVPALEGRADKNRAMELMELVGLDAGLAKRYPAELSGGQQQRVGVARALAADPEVVLMDEPFSAIDPVVRADLQREVLRLQRELKKTFVMVTHDIDEAVLLGTRIAVFGPGGRLAQTATPYELLTQPADDFVAGFVGRDRGFRALGYVGAERLDTLPLAADPEWVLQVDDDGRPRGWTGSDGVTHAGGTLYVQGDSLRQALDAALSSPSGLGVVVDAQGRAVSLVAPSAVLAAMDAK; this is encoded by the coding sequence ATGAACAGCGCCGCGCCGAAGATCCGCTTCGAGAACGTCAGCGTCAGCTACGGAGGCGCCGAGCCTGCCGTGCGCAACGTGAGCCTCGACATCCCGGAGGGCTCGTTCACGGTCTTCGTGGGCCCGTCCGGCTGCGGCAAGACCACGAGCCTGCGCCTCATCAACCGCATGGTCCTGCCCTCGGAGGGCCGTGTCCTCCTCAACGGCCGGGACGTCAAGGAGGGCCCCGCCCACGAGCTGCGCCGGGGGATCGGCTATGTCATGCAGTCGGCGGGCCTTCTCCCGCACCGCACGGTCCTGCGCAACATCATGACGGTCCCCGCCCTCGAGGGCCGCGCCGACAAGAACCGGGCCATGGAGCTCATGGAGCTCGTGGGCCTCGACGCGGGGCTTGCGAAGCGCTATCCGGCGGAACTCTCGGGCGGCCAGCAGCAGCGCGTGGGCGTGGCGCGGGCGCTCGCGGCGGACCCGGAGGTGGTCCTCATGGACGAGCCGTTCTCCGCGATCGACCCCGTAGTCCGCGCCGATCTCCAGCGCGAGGTCCTCCGCCTTCAGCGAGAGCTCAAGAAGACCTTCGTCATGGTCACCCACGACATCGACGAGGCGGTCCTCCTCGGCACCCGCATCGCGGTGTTCGGCCCGGGCGGGCGCCTGGCTCAGACGGCCACCCCGTACGAGCTCCTGACCCAGCCGGCGGATGACTTCGTCGCCGGCTTCGTTGGCCGGGACCGCGGGTTCCGCGCCTTGGGCTACGTGGGGGCGGAGCGGCTGGACACCCTTCCGCTGGCCGCGGACCCTGAGTGGGTCCTGCAGGTGGACGACGACGGCCGGCCGCGGGGGTGGACCGGTTCGGACGGCGTGACCCACGCCGGCGGGACGCTCTATGTGCAGGGGGACTCGCTTCGGCAGGCCCTCGACGCGGCGTTGTCCTCGCCGTCAGGCCTCGGCGTCGTCGTCGATGCCCAGGGGCGCGCGGTCTCACTCGTGGCGCCGAGCGCCGTGCTCGCCGCGATGGACGCCAAGTAG